A window from Onychostoma macrolepis isolate SWU-2019 chromosome 07, ASM1243209v1, whole genome shotgun sequence encodes these proteins:
- the tnnt3b gene encoding troponin T type 3b (skeletal, fast) isoform X2, whose amino-acid sequence MSDTEDVGLEAEEVVEVEVAPEAAPEPEPEPEQEPEPVPEPEPEPEPEPEPEMHEEEEKPKFKPSAPKIPDGDKVDFDDIQKKRQNKDLVELQALIDAHFECRKKEEEELIALKERIEKRRAERAEQQRIRAEKDKERQARREEERQRKEEADAKKRADDEMKKKSALSSMGSQYSSYLQKADSKRGGKKQTEREKKKKILADRRKALNIDHLNEDKLREKAKELWDWLYSLEAEKFEHMEKLKRQKYEVTTQRKRVEELSKYSKKGAAARRRK is encoded by the exons ATGTCCGACACAGAGGACGT TGGGCTCGAGG CTGAAGAGGTAGTAGAGGTAGAGGTAGCCCCAGAGGCAGCTCCTGAACCGGAGCCTGAGCCTGAGCAAGAACCAGAGCCAGTGCCAGAACCAGAGCCAGAACCAGAGCCAGAACCAGAACCAGAGATGCATGAGGAAG AGGAGAAGCCCAAGTTCAA ACCAAGTGCACCAAAGATCCCTGATGGGGATAAGGTGGACTTTGAT GACATCCAGAAGAAGCGTCAAAACAAAGACCTCGTTGAGCTGCAGGCCCTGATTGATGCCCACTTTGAGTGCAGGAAGAAGGAAGAAGAGGAGCTTATTGCTCTGAAAGAGAGAATC GAGAAACGTAGGGCTGAGAGGGCAGAGCAGCAGAGGATCCGCGCTGAGAAGGACAAGGAGCGTCAGGCAAGACGTGAAGAAGAGAGGCAGAGGAAGGAGGAGGCTGATGCTAAGAAGAGGGCAGATGATGAGATGAAGAAGAAGTCTGCTCTGTCTAGCATGGGCTCCCAGTACAGCAGCTACCTGCAGAAG GCTGATTCAAAGAGAGGAGGTAAGAAGCAAACTGAAagggagaagaagaagaagattcTGGCAGACAGACGCAAGGCTCTGAACATTGACCATCTGAATGAGGACAAGCTGAG GGAGAAAGCTAAAGAGCTGTGGGACTGGTTGTACTCCTTGGAGGCTGAGAAGTTTGAGCACATGGAGAAGCTCAAGAGGCAGAAGTATGAG GTTACTACCCAGCGTAAGAGAGTGGAGGAGCTCAGTAAATA CTCCAAGAAGGGCGCCGCTGCTCGCCGCAGAAAGTAA
- the tnnt3b gene encoding troponin T type 3b (skeletal, fast) isoform X1, producing MSDTEDVGLEAEEVVEVEVAPEAAPEPEPEPEQEPEPVPEPEPEPEPEPEPEMHEEEAYEEEEEKPKFKPSAPKIPDGDKVDFDDIQKKRQNKDLVELQALIDAHFECRKKEEEELIALKERIEKRRAERAEQQRIRAEKDKERQARREEERQRKEEADAKKRADDEMKKKSALSSMGSQYSSYLQKADSKRGGKKQTEREKKKKILADRRKALNIDHLNEDKLREKAKELWDWLYSLEAEKFEHMEKLKRQKYEVTTQRKRVEELSKYSKKGAAARRRK from the exons ATGTCCGACACAGAGGACGT TGGGCTCGAGG CTGAAGAGGTAGTAGAGGTAGAGGTAGCCCCAGAGGCAGCTCCTGAACCGGAGCCTGAGCCTGAGCAAGAACCAGAGCCAGTGCCAGAACCAGAGCCAGAACCAGAGCCAGAACCAGAACCAGAGATGCATGAGGAAG AGGCCTATGAAGAGGAAG AGGAGAAGCCCAAGTTCAA ACCAAGTGCACCAAAGATCCCTGATGGGGATAAGGTGGACTTTGAT GACATCCAGAAGAAGCGTCAAAACAAAGACCTCGTTGAGCTGCAGGCCCTGATTGATGCCCACTTTGAGTGCAGGAAGAAGGAAGAAGAGGAGCTTATTGCTCTGAAAGAGAGAATC GAGAAACGTAGGGCTGAGAGGGCAGAGCAGCAGAGGATCCGCGCTGAGAAGGACAAGGAGCGTCAGGCAAGACGTGAAGAAGAGAGGCAGAGGAAGGAGGAGGCTGATGCTAAGAAGAGGGCAGATGATGAGATGAAGAAGAAGTCTGCTCTGTCTAGCATGGGCTCCCAGTACAGCAGCTACCTGCAGAAG GCTGATTCAAAGAGAGGAGGTAAGAAGCAAACTGAAagggagaagaagaagaagattcTGGCAGACAGACGCAAGGCTCTGAACATTGACCATCTGAATGAGGACAAGCTGAG GGAGAAAGCTAAAGAGCTGTGGGACTGGTTGTACTCCTTGGAGGCTGAGAAGTTTGAGCACATGGAGAAGCTCAAGAGGCAGAAGTATGAG GTTACTACCCAGCGTAAGAGAGTGGAGGAGCTCAGTAAATA CTCCAAGAAGGGCGCCGCTGCTCGCCGCAGAAAGTAA